The Montipora foliosa isolate CH-2021 chromosome 14, ASM3666993v2, whole genome shotgun sequence genome window below encodes:
- the LOC137984426 gene encoding uncharacterized protein, translating to MARRLRKDQLTQLLRMASTDQLFQFDGQLYEQCEGVAMGSPLGPLLANVFMCHLEERLSDNDLIPSFYRRYVDDTLAIMPGRDVAESFLDALNGLHPSIHFTMELSNNDSIPFIGMLITKNGNKLETQVYRKPTNTGLLLHFQSHTDLRYKKCLIKTMVHRAKELSSTHQAFVDECRHLKSLFNHLGYPSSLVNGIIDKCDYRSTLDAKTKPDETLGVSIPFKDQVSANMVKRQMRDLSSKSALMYSQSTPARNLSRILIKLKEIKPRIVN from the coding sequence atggcacgacgtttaCGGAAGGATCAGCTCACGCAACTTCTCAGAATGGCTTCCACGGATCAACTTTTCCAGTTTGATGGTCAACTTTACGAACAGTGCGAAGGAGTTGCTATGGGGTCCCCCCTTGGTCCTTTGTTGGCGAACGTGTTTATGTGTCACCTGGAAGAAAGACTATCTGACAATGATTTAATTCCTTCTTTTTACAGGCGGTACGTTGACGATACGCTTGCAATAATGCCTGGACGCGATGTAGCTGAAAGTTTCCTCGATGCACTCAATGGACTCCACCCTAGTATTCATTTCACTATGGAACTTTCCAACAACGACTCAATTCCTTTTATTGGAATGTTGATAACAAAGAACGGCAACAAGTTGGAGACCCAGGTCTATCGTAAACCTACGAATACGGGccttttacttcattttcaaagtcACACCGATTTGCGCTACAAGAAGTGTCttatcaaaacaatggttcatcGTGCAAAGGAATTGTCCTCTACGCATCAAGCATTCGTCGATGAATGTAGGCATctaaaatctttgtttaatcACCTTGGTTACCCTAGTTCTTTGGTGAATGGTATCATCGACAAATGTGATTATCGCTCTACACTAGATGCTAAGACAAAACCTGATGAAACTTTAGGAGTCAGCATTCCGTTCAAAGATCAAGTCTCAGCGAACATGGTAAAAAGGCAAATGCGCGATCTCAGTTCAAAATCGGCATTGATGTACAGCCAATCTACACCAGCAAGAAACTTGAGCAGGATCTTAATTAAgcttaaagaaatcaagccacgTATCGTAAATTAG
- the LOC137984425 gene encoding uncharacterized protein, which translates to MAKVREQHWIQRLRQEVKRVIEQCHSCKRFQAVALATPPPGQLPLERTRGSGAFEVVGVDFAGPIKYLKLSRKEGKAYLVLFACSLSRALYLEVLPNLENATFLGSLKRLIARRGRLSTIFSDNGRTFAGAAKLLREIRKDERLQAYLAEKEISWKFNLSRAPWWGGQFELLVGLFKRAFYKTIGGGMLSWVELSEVVLEVETQVLR; encoded by the coding sequence ATGGCCAAAGTGAGAGAGCAGCATTGGATACAACGCCTACGACAGGAAGTTAAGAGGGTTATCGAGCAGTGCCACAGTTGCAAGCGGTTTCAGGCTGTCGCTCTAGCAACTCCACCCCCTGGACAGCTGCCACTAGAGAGAACAAGGGGCTCAGGTGCTTTTGAAGTGGTGGGGGTCGATTTTGCAGGTCCTATAAAATACCTCAAACTTTCTCGAAAGGAAGGTAAAGCCTACTTAGTTTTATTCGCGTGCAGTTTAAGCAGAGCACTGTATCTTGAAGTTCTACCAAACCTGGAGAATGCAACTTTCCTAGGGAGTTTGAAGCGCCTTATCGCTCGACGTGGACGACTCTCAACAATTTTCTCAGATAACGGGCGAACCTTCGCCGGAGCTGCAAAGTTGCTTAGAGAAATCCGGAAGGATGAGCGACTACAAGCCTATCTAGCAGAGAAAGAAATCTCATGGAAGTTTAACCTAAGCCGTGCCCCTTGGTGGGGAGGGCAGTTCGAGCTACTGGTCGGCCTCTTCAAACGGGCATTCTATAAAACAATCGGGGGAGGAATGCTATCCTGGGTTGAGCTGAGCGAGGTTGTGCTTGAAGTGGAAACACAGGTGTTACGTTGA
- the LOC137984424 gene encoding uncharacterized protein produces MDNIKALLVVHGSHPSKIHQFCQTLNYNVQSLETLAKVSDCLSMVRGVLEKLPGIKGWYETALPWKGDHPPLPSSKSGSLRRLRSLVKRLKRNGKLEEYDTIIKEQLEEGIAEEAAVSVTGREFYIPHKAVMREGAETMKMRIVYDASARAHDSTPSLNDCLEIGPPLQNQLWKVLLRGRFHAVALTGDIRKAFLQVCIREEDRDALRFHWIDKEDPLRIHTYRFTCALFGLGPSPFLLGGVIKQHLDHCRADFPECVREIERELYVDDLLTGGPTVEKAKVKKALTTEIFQRATFDLHKWHSNVKELEVDEAIENGNELRYAKQQLGVKSRKLLYRDACEEKCAWDAVLSSRLVQEWKKWERDLPQELSCPRALTSVQEPIESIELHGFGDASGKGVAAAVYAVVKQKTAISQGLVTAKARLAKQGLTIPHRELVSGHMAVNLLCNVKDALQGFHVTSQHGWLDSSVALHWIRGAGEYKQFVANRVRKIQEHSGITWRHVPTKANPADLASRGRSVSEENQLWWKGPRWLSDPKTWPPDLMTTATTDSNAELKATKEFFALAVGT; encoded by the exons ATGGATAACATTAAAGCTTTGCTGGTTGTTCACGGATCGCATCCAAGCAAGATTCACCAGTTCTGCCAAACCTTGAATTATAATGTTCAATCCTTGGAAACACTGGCCAAGGTGTCCGATTGTTTGTCAATGGTTCGTGGTGTACTAGAGAAGTTGCCCGGAATAAAAGGGTGGTATGAGACAGCCCTACCTTGGAAAGGAGACCATCCTCCCTTACCATCAAGCAAGTCAGGGAGCTTGAGGCGACTGAGAAGTCTAGTGAAGCGACTGAAGAGGAACGGAAAACTGGAAGAGTATGATACTATCATCAAAGAACAGCTAGAAGAAGGAATCGCTGAAGAAGCAGCAGTGAGTGTGACTGGCCGAGAGTTCTACATCCCCCACAAGGCTGTCATGAGGGAGGGAGCCGAAACCATGAAGATGCGGATAGTCTACGATGCCTCAGCAAGAGCGCACGACTCGACCCCGTCCTTGAACGATTGCCTTGAAATCGGACCACCACTGCAGAACCAACTATGGAAAGTGCTCTTGAGAGGCAGATTTCACGCTGTGGCCCTCACTGGCGACATCCGCAAAGCCTTCCTTCAAGTTTGCATTCGCGAGGAAGACCGCGATGCGCTACGGTTTCACTGGATAGACAAGGAAGACCCTCTACGAATTCACACTTACAGATTCACTTGCGCGCTCTTTGGCTTGGGGCCCTCGCCTTTCCTTCTTGGGGGTGTTATCAAGCAGCATCTTGACCACTGTCGAGCTGACTTCCCTGAGTGCGTGAGAGAGATTGAACGTGAACTGTACGTGGACGATCTATTAACAGGTGGACCGACTGTAGAGAAAGCCAAAGTGAAGAAGGCCTTGACAACTGAGATCTTCCAACGAGCTACCTTTGATCTACACAAATGGCACTCGAATGTAAAAGAACTAGAAGTTGACGAAGCCATAGAAAACGGAAACGAATTAAGATATGCTAAGCAGCAACTGGGCGTCAAATCTA GAAAGCTCCTATATCGTGATGCTTGCGAAGAGAAATGTGCGTGGGACGCAGTGCTGTCATCAAGGTTAGTTCAGGAGTGGAAGAAGTGGGAAAGGGATTTACCACAAGAGCTTAGCTGCCCAAGAGCACTAACAAGCGTTCAAGAGCCCATCGAGAGCATCGAACTACATGGCTTTGGAGACGCGAGTGGAAAGGGAGTTGCAGCTGCTGTGTATGCTGTCGTCAAACAGAAAACTGCAATCAGTCAGGGCCTCGTAACAGCAAAGGCAAGGCTAGCAAAGCAAGGGCTAACCATTCCTCATCGAGAGCTTGTTTCCGGGCACATGGCTGTGAATCTTCTTTGCAACGTAAAAGACGCGCTTCAAGGATTCCATGTAACTTCGCAGCATGGTTGGCTTGATAGTAGTGTCGCACTGCATTGGATACGTGGTGCAGGGGAGTACAAGCAGTTTGTGGCTAATCGCGTCAGGAAGATCCAAGAGCATTCAGGGATAACTTGGAGGCACGTACCCACAAAAGCGAATCCAGCTGACCTTGCTAGTAGAGGCAGGTCTGTCTCTGAGGAAAATCAACTATGGTGGAAGGGACCGAGGTGGTTGAGTGATCCTAAGACTTGGCCTCCAGACCTCATGACTACAGCTACGACCGATTCTAACGCAGAACTCAAAGCCACAAAAGAGTTTTTCGCCTTGGCTGTGGGAACATAA